From a region of the Mycolicibacterium sp. MU0050 genome:
- a CDS encoding iron-containing redox enzyme family protein, with protein sequence MLTMVDPRLPDSAGVVSAAVLDALRSRDGDHRLDRLGAALADADPYGLDLHLALYVCYELHYRGFADVDPEWEWNPALLALRAQLERRFLAAVRDEVGPIEDSATAADEMAKLAVEPADGTGVSYLLRDGGTWDQLREYFVHGSLYHLKEGDPHAFAIPRLTGQAKASFVAIEFDEYGSGHGSRVHQQLFADLMDAAGLDSSYLGYLNDVPGVTLAVVNLMSLFGLHRRWRAAAVGHFAATEITSPPGSARLVQAMERMGAPDACALFYREHVEADAVHEQVVRTDVVGTLVDADPRLDRDVVFGIRARDVVEGRLAQHLLTSWDSGRSSLLRPLD encoded by the coding sequence ATGCTCACCATGGTTGATCCCCGCCTGCCCGATTCCGCGGGCGTCGTGTCGGCAGCCGTCCTGGATGCGCTGCGCAGCCGGGACGGCGATCATCGCCTCGACCGGCTGGGCGCGGCGCTCGCGGACGCGGACCCCTACGGGTTGGACCTGCATCTGGCGCTGTACGTCTGTTACGAACTGCACTACCGGGGCTTCGCCGACGTCGATCCGGAATGGGAGTGGAATCCAGCTCTGCTGGCGCTGCGCGCACAACTCGAGCGTCGCTTTCTGGCCGCGGTGCGCGACGAGGTCGGCCCCATCGAGGACAGCGCGACCGCCGCTGACGAGATGGCGAAGCTGGCGGTCGAGCCGGCTGACGGGACCGGCGTGTCGTATCTGCTGCGCGACGGCGGGACCTGGGATCAATTGCGCGAGTACTTCGTCCACGGGTCGCTGTATCACCTCAAGGAGGGCGACCCGCACGCGTTTGCCATCCCGCGGCTCACCGGGCAGGCCAAGGCCTCGTTTGTGGCCATCGAGTTCGACGAGTACGGCAGCGGGCACGGCAGCCGGGTGCACCAGCAGTTGTTCGCGGACCTGATGGACGCCGCGGGCCTGGACTCCTCCTACCTCGGCTACCTCAACGATGTGCCGGGCGTGACGCTGGCCGTGGTGAACCTGATGTCGCTGTTCGGGTTGCACCGGCGCTGGCGCGCCGCCGCGGTGGGGCACTTCGCCGCCACCGAGATCACCTCGCCGCCGGGTTCGGCCCGCCTGGTGCAGGCCATGGAACGGATGGGCGCGCCGGACGCGTGCGCGCTGTTCTACCGGGAGCACGTCGAGGCCGATGCGGTGCACGAACAGGTGGTCCGCACCGACGTGGTGGGCACCCTCGTCGACGCGGACCCGCGGTTGGACCGGGACGTGGTGTTCGGGATCCGCGCCCGCGACGTGGTCGAGGGCCGGCTGGCACAGCACCTGCTGACCAGCTGGGACAGTGGCCGGTCGTCGCTGCTGCGGCCGCTCGACTGA
- a CDS encoding CDGSH iron-sulfur domain-containing protein, with protein MTDRTPRTVRVVPGGPIMVEGPVCIEMPDGSTVESDRFMVAICACRRSKNYPMCDTSHRRRGAKVAKSVTVQADKAPAN; from the coding sequence ATGACCGACCGCACCCCTCGGACCGTCCGGGTCGTTCCGGGCGGTCCGATAATGGTGGAGGGCCCGGTGTGTATCGAGATGCCCGACGGCAGCACCGTTGAGTCCGACCGGTTCATGGTCGCCATCTGCGCTTGTCGGCGCAGCAAGAACTACCCGATGTGCGATACCAGCCACCGCCGCCGCGGTGCGAAGGTCGCCAAATCCGTTACCGTGCAAGCGGACAAGGCGCCGGCCAACTGA
- a CDS encoding HemK2/MTQ2 family protein methyltransferase encodes MTTAQSDLWPSNVPADVYPPQEDSQLLIDVATQSGTLPDACVADLCTGSGVVGVAAAAAGARSVRAFDVCPHAVRAAKANAAVAGADVAVHLGPWTRAAEFGPFDVVLSNPPYVPDFDDEREQIPPTAGPPLSYNAGFDGRSILDPLCQTVPELLAPGGVFFLVHSEFSGVDRSMQQLRAAGLSTDVVVRRSIPFGPVMTARAAWLERVRLLEPGRRTEEIVVIRADKP; translated from the coding sequence GTGACGACCGCGCAAAGTGATCTTTGGCCTTCAAATGTGCCCGCAGATGTCTATCCGCCGCAGGAGGATTCGCAGCTCCTCATCGATGTCGCCACCCAGAGCGGTACTTTGCCGGATGCGTGCGTCGCCGACCTCTGCACCGGATCAGGCGTGGTCGGCGTCGCGGCGGCCGCGGCGGGCGCGCGCAGCGTCCGGGCCTTCGACGTGTGTCCGCACGCGGTGCGGGCCGCCAAGGCAAACGCTGCGGTGGCCGGGGCCGACGTCGCGGTGCATCTTGGGCCCTGGACCCGAGCTGCGGAATTCGGCCCCTTCGACGTCGTGCTCAGCAATCCGCCCTACGTACCGGATTTCGACGACGAACGCGAGCAGATCCCCCCGACGGCGGGTCCGCCGCTGTCGTACAACGCGGGCTTCGACGGCCGCAGCATCCTGGATCCGCTGTGCCAGACTGTGCCGGAGTTGCTCGCGCCCGGCGGCGTGTTCTTCCTCGTGCATTCGGAGTTCTCCGGTGTCGACCGCTCGATGCAGCAGTTGCGCGCCGCGGGACTGTCGACCGATGTCGTTGTGCGCCGGTCGATTCCCTTCGGTCCGGTGATGACCGCCCGCGCGGCCTGGCTGGAGCGCGTGCGGCTGCTCGAACCGGGCCGGCGCACCGAAGAGATCGTCGTCATCCGCGCGGACAAGCCATGA
- a CDS encoding SRPBCC domain-containing protein yields MSVIRNSSASRERVWEVMADGWTYSQWVVGNSRMRAVDPDWPAPGATIRHSVGVWPAAIDDETVVEESVPGERLVLLAKFGFLGAARVTLELRDNADGGCEIEMHEVPARGPANLVPDKLAELAVRIRNRECTWRLAALAERLGPHEVE; encoded by the coding sequence GTGTCCGTAATTCGAAACTCGTCGGCCAGCCGGGAACGCGTGTGGGAGGTCATGGCCGACGGCTGGACGTACTCGCAGTGGGTCGTCGGCAACAGCCGGATGCGCGCCGTGGACCCGGACTGGCCGGCCCCGGGCGCGACCATCCGGCATTCGGTCGGGGTCTGGCCCGCCGCCATCGACGACGAAACGGTGGTGGAGGAGTCCGTGCCGGGTGAGCGGTTGGTGCTGCTGGCCAAGTTCGGTTTCCTCGGGGCGGCCCGCGTCACCCTCGAACTCCGCGACAACGCCGACGGCGGTTGCGAGATCGAGATGCACGAGGTACCCGCGCGCGGACCGGCGAACCTGGTGCCCGACAAGCTGGCCGAATTGGCCGTCCGGATCCGCAATCGGGAGTGCACCTGGCGGCTGGCCGCCCTGGCTGAGCGGCTGGGTCCACACGAAGTCGAGTAG
- a CDS encoding zinc permease: MLKALLFGFGASSALIIGAAIGAKWTPPRPLVRVLLAFASGALIAALAFELFDDSFKQGGPWRAGFGLLAGAGTFILIDWLLERRVQSQKEKKSSGGKSAARGGVGFALLAAVTLDGVPENLALGVTLVEGAALALLVAIFFSNFPEALAGSVEMRDGGMSARAVMITWSAAAVALAAAAIGGYLVAGMLRPETVAWALAFACGAVLASVADTLMPEAFERGQPFNAFATAAGFFLSYVLSSV, encoded by the coding sequence TTGCTGAAGGCGCTCCTGTTCGGGTTCGGCGCCTCCAGCGCGCTGATCATCGGCGCGGCCATCGGGGCCAAGTGGACCCCGCCGCGTCCGCTGGTGCGGGTGCTGTTGGCCTTCGCCAGCGGCGCCCTGATCGCGGCCCTGGCCTTCGAACTGTTCGACGATTCCTTCAAACAAGGCGGCCCCTGGCGGGCGGGCTTCGGCCTGCTCGCGGGCGCGGGGACCTTCATCCTCATCGACTGGCTGCTGGAACGACGGGTGCAGAGCCAGAAGGAGAAGAAGTCCAGCGGCGGCAAGTCGGCCGCGCGCGGCGGCGTGGGGTTCGCCCTGCTTGCGGCCGTCACACTCGACGGGGTCCCGGAGAACCTCGCGTTGGGCGTGACGCTGGTCGAAGGTGCGGCGTTGGCGCTGCTGGTGGCGATCTTCTTCTCCAATTTCCCGGAGGCATTGGCCGGCAGCGTCGAGATGCGCGACGGCGGAATGAGCGCCCGCGCGGTGATGATCACCTGGTCGGCCGCCGCGGTGGCCCTGGCCGCCGCGGCGATCGGCGGCTATCTCGTCGCCGGCATGCTGCGGCCAGAAACCGTCGCGTGGGCGTTGGCGTTCGCGTGTGGTGCGGTGCTGGCCTCGGTGGCCGACACGCTGATGCCCGAGGCCTTTGAACGCGGCCAACCCTTCAACGCGTTCGCCACCGCGGCCGGCTTCTTCCTGTCGTACGTGCTGTCCTCGGTGTGA
- a CDS encoding ferritin-like domain-containing protein: MATMNTKADTATLLAQLRTVLDLTHTEIQVAETRVAQARTEAVRRELQQNADNGRLRAEAIEKAIRDLGGYPDVIGPFLGRAAAAVKALTEQAEPFDEALLGDLALENQLLDRSRYVKALAVAVGDKDVEALATRLITAHSATVEWLTTVLAEEALGGPAALRRTPLQAAAGGAIKLVNMPLTLSTRGAERAAEAVRSVRPAIADLVNRGSRTGDIAAKTLAGARDSALNTAEKITRREGADGAADVIHSARGAAGVLDADELPIADYDDLNVNEAASAAKELTEPADIRVIIAYEEAHKARARVISAAQARLATIAQEVVGIS, encoded by the coding sequence ATGGCGACAATGAACACCAAGGCTGACACTGCGACCCTGCTCGCCCAGCTGCGGACGGTCCTCGACCTGACGCATACGGAGATCCAGGTCGCCGAGACCCGGGTCGCGCAGGCCCGTACCGAGGCGGTGCGTCGTGAGCTGCAGCAGAACGCCGACAACGGCCGGCTGCGCGCCGAGGCCATCGAGAAGGCCATCCGCGACCTGGGCGGCTACCCCGACGTGATCGGGCCGTTCCTGGGTCGGGCCGCCGCAGCGGTCAAGGCGTTGACCGAGCAGGCCGAGCCGTTCGACGAGGCGCTGCTCGGGGACCTCGCGCTGGAGAACCAGCTGCTGGATCGTTCGCGCTACGTGAAGGCGCTGGCGGTCGCGGTCGGCGACAAGGACGTCGAGGCGCTGGCGACTCGCCTGATCACCGCGCACTCCGCGACGGTCGAGTGGCTGACCACCGTGCTCGCCGAGGAGGCCCTCGGTGGTCCCGCCGCGTTGCGTCGGACGCCGCTGCAAGCGGCCGCGGGCGGCGCGATCAAGTTGGTGAACATGCCGTTGACGCTGTCGACGCGCGGTGCGGAGCGGGCCGCCGAAGCGGTGCGCTCGGTGCGGCCGGCCATCGCCGACCTGGTCAACCGCGGCTCGCGGACCGGGGACATCGCGGCCAAGACGCTGGCCGGCGCGCGTGACTCGGCGCTGAACACCGCCGAGAAGATCACCCGTCGGGAGGGCGCGGACGGGGCCGCCGACGTCATCCACTCGGCGCGCGGCGCCGCGGGCGTCCTCGACGCCGACGAGCTGCCCATCGCCGATTACGACGACCTCAACGTCAACGAGGCGGCGTCCGCGGCGAAGGAACTCACCGAACCGGCGGACATCCGCGTGATCATCGCCTACGAGGAGGCCCACAAAGCTCGCGCCCGGGTGATCTCGGCCGCGCAGGCCCGGCTGGCCACCATCGCCCAGGAAGTGGTCGGCATCAGCTGA
- a CDS encoding MFS transporter, with translation MNVKRWGVVALCFVIALLDGFDTQSIAFIGSSIAEEFAMSTASMTAVITASTVGMALGAISLGSIGDRVGRKRAILLSLTIFGFFSLLGAFAQAPWQIILLRFLIGLGMGGATPSLLALAAEYSPVGSRKMSMTLVLLGLPGGAMLGGVVAAAWLPVLGWRGIFLLGGVLPLILLLVVATVLPESPSYLATRGDAASQAKARNLLRRITGADIADDAVLRAEQEDENAGSIRALFDSAYRSTTITICAIYLANWIAWFLLLQWTPTALHQAGLSKEQAASGTIVVNGAFILFSFLVAVLLSRVAIRTLLLGMFGVGILVALGLSVSGSNWTLTFALIAAAGFGIGGQQLVLNYLIAETYPTQLRGTATGFSIGVGRTGSIIGSALGGALLSSVGVGGYFGFIAVPLAVAAIATLTLRSRPRHVSPDSRHDDGLALAGRER, from the coding sequence ATGAATGTGAAGCGGTGGGGCGTCGTCGCGCTCTGCTTCGTCATCGCGTTGCTGGATGGCTTCGACACCCAGTCCATCGCCTTCATCGGCTCATCGATCGCCGAGGAATTCGCGATGTCGACCGCGTCGATGACGGCGGTCATCACGGCCAGCACCGTCGGCATGGCCCTGGGCGCGATCTCGCTCGGTTCGATCGGCGACCGCGTCGGCCGGAAGCGCGCAATTCTGCTGTCGCTCACCATCTTCGGGTTCTTCTCGCTGCTCGGCGCGTTCGCGCAGGCGCCCTGGCAGATCATCCTGCTGCGCTTCCTGATCGGTCTCGGCATGGGCGGCGCGACACCGTCGCTGCTGGCCCTGGCCGCCGAGTACAGCCCCGTCGGATCCCGCAAGATGTCGATGACGCTGGTGCTGCTCGGTCTGCCCGGCGGCGCGATGCTCGGGGGTGTGGTCGCGGCGGCCTGGTTGCCCGTCCTGGGCTGGCGGGGCATCTTCCTGCTCGGTGGCGTGCTGCCCCTGATCCTGCTGCTGGTGGTCGCGACCGTGCTGCCGGAATCCCCCAGCTACCTGGCCACCCGCGGCGACGCCGCCAGCCAGGCCAAGGCGCGCAACCTGTTACGTCGCATCACCGGCGCGGACATCGCCGACGACGCGGTCCTGCGGGCCGAGCAGGAAGACGAGAACGCCGGCTCCATCCGGGCGCTGTTCGACAGCGCTTACCGCAGCACGACCATCACCATCTGCGCGATCTACCTGGCCAACTGGATCGCCTGGTTCCTGCTGCTGCAATGGACGCCGACCGCGCTCCACCAGGCCGGACTGTCCAAGGAACAGGCCGCCTCGGGCACCATCGTGGTCAACGGCGCCTTCATCCTGTTCTCCTTCCTGGTGGCGGTACTGCTGTCGCGGGTCGCGATCCGGACCCTGCTGCTCGGCATGTTCGGCGTCGGCATCCTGGTCGCGCTCGGCCTGTCGGTCAGCGGCTCGAACTGGACCCTGACCTTCGCCCTGATCGCGGCGGCCGGGTTCGGGATCGGCGGCCAGCAGCTGGTGTTGAACTACCTGATCGCTGAGACCTACCCCACGCAATTGCGCGGCACCGCAACCGGTTTCTCGATCGGTGTCGGGCGAACGGGGTCGATCATCGGATCCGCGCTCGGCGGGGCGCTGCTGAGCAGCGTCGGCGTCGGCGGGTACTTCGGGTTCATCGCGGTGCCGCTGGCCGTCGCCGCCATCGCGACCTTGACACTGCGCTCGCGGCCGCGCCACGTGTCCCCCGACAGCCGGCACGACGACGGGCTCGCACTGGCCGGCCGCGAGCGGTGA
- a CDS encoding TerC family protein, which produces MDVPGWVWGLTIAGIAGLLAFDFIFHVRKPHVPTLREAAVWSALYVGIALLFGVGVLVFGGIEPGSEYFAGYVTEKALSVDNLFVFLVIIASFRVPREDQQKVLLFGIVFALIARSAFIFLGAALINTFAWVFYVFGLVLLLTAGSLLKPEDSEESRGADNVVIRLAKKLLPTSEHYDGDKLTTVVDGKRMLTPMLLVMVAIGGTDILFAFDSVPAIFGLTQNVYLVFTATAFSLLGLRQLYFLIDGLLDRLIYLSFGLAAILGFIGVKLILHALHENNVPFINDGEPVKVVEVSTGLSLTVIVGVLVVTVIASLLSPRGKAQTAISNARRYATAYLDSEYTHDPGERERIFGQLLKQRDQILALGPKYRQLVRDEAALMDLLERAAAKHGEAVSRGHAEPFTPRGLT; this is translated from the coding sequence GTGGATGTACCTGGCTGGGTGTGGGGCCTGACGATCGCCGGCATTGCCGGCCTGCTTGCCTTCGATTTCATCTTCCACGTCCGCAAGCCGCACGTGCCCACGCTGCGGGAGGCCGCGGTGTGGTCGGCGCTCTACGTGGGCATCGCGCTGCTGTTCGGGGTGGGCGTGCTGGTCTTCGGCGGCATCGAACCCGGATCCGAGTACTTCGCCGGGTATGTCACCGAAAAGGCACTGTCGGTCGACAACCTCTTCGTGTTTCTGGTCATCATCGCCAGCTTTCGGGTGCCGCGCGAGGATCAGCAGAAGGTCCTGCTGTTCGGCATCGTCTTCGCGCTGATCGCCCGCAGCGCGTTCATCTTCCTCGGCGCCGCGCTGATCAACACCTTCGCGTGGGTGTTCTACGTGTTCGGGCTGGTCCTGCTGCTGACCGCCGGCAGCCTGCTCAAGCCCGAGGACAGCGAGGAATCCCGCGGGGCCGACAACGTCGTCATCCGGCTCGCCAAGAAACTTCTTCCCACCAGTGAGCATTACGACGGCGACAAGCTGACCACCGTCGTCGACGGCAAGCGGATGTTGACGCCGATGCTGCTGGTGATGGTTGCCATCGGCGGGACCGACATCCTGTTCGCCTTCGATTCGGTGCCGGCGATCTTCGGGCTCACCCAGAACGTCTACCTGGTGTTCACCGCGACCGCGTTCTCGCTGCTCGGTCTGCGGCAGCTCTACTTCCTGATCGACGGCCTGCTGGATCGGCTGATCTACCTGTCCTTCGGGTTGGCCGCGATCCTCGGCTTCATCGGTGTGAAGCTGATCCTGCACGCGTTGCACGAGAACAACGTGCCGTTCATCAACGACGGCGAGCCGGTCAAGGTCGTCGAAGTCAGCACCGGATTGTCGTTGACGGTGATCGTCGGCGTGCTGGTCGTCACCGTGATCGCGTCGCTGCTGAGCCCGCGTGGCAAAGCCCAGACGGCCATCTCGAACGCGCGCCGCTACGCCACGGCCTACCTCGATTCCGAATACACCCACGACCCCGGCGAACGCGAGCGAATCTTCGGGCAGTTGCTCAAGCAGCGCGATCAGATCCTGGCGCTGGGTCCCAAGTACCGCCAGCTGGTCCGCGACGAAGCCGCTTTGATGGACCTGCTCGAACGCGCGGCGGCCAAGCATGGCGAGGCGGTGTCGAGGGGGCACGCCGAGCCGTTCACCCCGCGGGGGTTGACGTAG